Part of the Opisthocomus hoazin isolate bOpiHoa1 chromosome 5, bOpiHoa1.hap1, whole genome shotgun sequence genome, AACAGTAGCCTTCCAGATGTGTGAGTAGCTTATGTCTGTGAAAATAATAGGAATTCTTATTCTGATTGAAGAATCTGGAGAGAAATTTCTTTGTGCAAGTGGCAATATAACTAAACTACAGGGTCGTTGTATTCTTCTGGTTTAAATCAAACTTGTGTGCGTCTGCCTTAGACTTCCGCTTTCCGCATGTGGTCTTGATGGCTTACTTTTGCTGGCAGTTTGCAGTAGCAGAGTCCAGTCTTCTTAATTTGTAGAAGCCATATGCCAGCCCATTCAGACACAGTCTCTTTTCAGCCAGAGAAGTACATGAAGTAACTTTCTGTTGAGAAGAGTTTTGCTCTGTGAAGCAAGACAGATGTTGTTGACTTGCTGTGTGTTtgttggaggaggaggggagaggagagcaagGCAATGGGATACAGATCCCTAATGGAGATGTTTGTGCTTTGAGTGTTAAAATTCTGATACAAAGATCTCTGACAACATGGGTGTGCAGTTAGAGGGTGGGTGCCGTATAAATGCTTCAGAGAGAGCCTGGAGATGCTGTGGGTTTACAGGGTAGTAGCTTTTGTGCACTACGTGAGCTGTGACTCCAAAGAGCATGGCATTTATTACAGGAACATGTAGCGGGAGATAAGACCTGGCTCAGAAGGCAGTTTTAGGGGCAGGATGTGGGCACTGTGGAACGAACAAGTTTTATAGAACTATTTCTGTAGTGCTTATCTCAGAGCTGTCCGTTgcttaagaaaaacaagaagcattttttctttcttgtttcgcTCTTGCACAGAGTGGGTTTGTCTTTAACTGAGGAAGTCGGATGGACTTTGAAATAGATCAGCTTTGTAGTCCCATAATCTTGTGGAAAGATACTGCCCTCTGTCTGTCTGCTGCCTCCTGTTCCAGGGTTTATGTCAACAAAGCATGGACCGTGCTGTCCCAGCCTTGAAGGTCCTGGAGCTCCGAGGAGAGCTTGCCCAGCACCACCTGCCTCTTTACCACGCCCCGGCCCTTTCTCTAGACATAACCCTGCTGTTGCTTCCCCCTTGCAGGATCAGTCCGTTCTTCCACCAGAACCCTGTGTCTGTCTTTATTTGTAACTGAGGTAGAGTGGTCGTGTTTCAAAGAAATAATCATTCATTTGGTGTGTGCTGTTTTATCAGCCAGAAAGCAAATCTCCTGAGATACGTACCGCTGAGATATGTACCGCTGAGATATGTACCGCTAGCAAGGGAGCATCTCAGTTCCAGTCACTTTTATTGGTAGGTTAAGCCAAGGATGGCGGTACGTGGCAAACAAGCTGAAGGAGAGCTAAGCCAGGTCATCACTCTTGCTGCTCTTGTGAATTGCAAAGTTCTTAAGCTTCTatcaaaaataaacttttaattcTGTTATTCAAACAACTGTTCCCACAGTTGAACTGCACAGTACTAACTGAAAAGCAGACCTTGTTCCCAGACTTCCTGTATATCTATAATTTACCGTTAAGATGACGTGCTATGTTCTGATGAATAATATGGCAAACGAATGTCGCACTCGGAGATTAGAATAAAAAAGATTAGGAGTCAGAACTCCAGCATCTGGTGTAAATTTGCCATGTGCTGAAGGGTTGGATAATTTATCCGTGCTGTTCCCAACAGCTGTTGACTTTTGTGTATGTTACTCAGCAGACCTGTATAGTGCTGGTAAACTTCTACTGGATGACAAGAAATGAGCAGTCGGAGTTTCAGGAAGGGAGACTATTTAATGCAGGAGTAATCCCTTTTTCCTGCATAGCTAAGGGTCTTAGCTGGTTCCGCTAACCTGATGTTTAATGAGCATTTTTAGTCTTGGAAGCATGGCTTATCTGAATTAGAACAAAGTGTTGTATCTATTGAGATAGAGACTTGTTTATTAagtacatgtttttttcttttcacctgtTTGTTTTCTTAGCCTTCCAATATATTTTTCACAATGGAGGACATAGTAAAGGTTGGGGATTTTGGACTGGTAACTGCTATGGAccaagatgaggaggaggaatcAGTACTTACCCCAATGCCAGCCTATGCCAGGCACACGGGACAAGTAGGGACCAAACTCTACATGAGCCCAGAACAGGTTTGTGCTCTCTGCTCTAAAGCTGTATCTGGCAGTGCCTGGCAGACACCTGAGTTCCCGGCAGCTCACAGATCAGGCACTCTTCCTAGTAAACTGTTGCAATCAAGTTACGTAATTCTTTCTCTTCAGAGTTTTGAGCTAAATTGAGttccaaaattaatattttagtacatatatatttattacagaaaaaatgcGGCTAATGATTCATACTTAGATGCATTCATTTATCTTGCTTTTAATGTAGTGGAAAGATAACTGCATAATATTAAAGTTAACTGAGCAAGGACGTGCTACTGTGCATGAGGTTTAAGTAAGTTGAAACATTTTGCTCTGCGATTGGGTCTTCAAAGAGGAGCTGATGATCAGGCCTTTGCTCGCCCGTGCTCAGCTGATGAAGTTTGCCAGTGTGCCTGTCCTGTAGTTTTCAGCTCTGCACAGGGCTAATCCTTCCGTATGTTGACGTGGAAGGGCGTTGTTTACGTTGTACGTGATTACATACAGTGAGTTGTTTGATTGACCTAACCCGAATTTTGAATTTTCAGATCTGTGGGAACACCTATTCGCACAAAGTGGATATCTTTTCTTTGGGATTGATTCTCTTTGAGCTGCTTTACCCTTTCAGCACACAGATGGAGAGGGTCAGGGTATGTATGGTACTGGGTTATCATCAGTTTCATCATTTGTTTAAAATAGCTATTCGCTTGGTGAAACACTTGCAAGAGGTTCGTTCCAGTTTTGAAAGAGTTGTGCAATTAAGAGCACAACTTCTTTATCAGCCTTGTACAGACCCGCTGAATCACTGAAAATAAATTGCAGTCTTCCTAGTGTGTGCAGTTGAATGGAGGCTTTAATTTTGTTACAAAGCTCCTCTGTTGTCAAGCCAAGTAAGAGAAACTATTGAACTAGGATATCCAAGAACTCAAGCAACAAATATAGCTTGTGACTTTAAGCCTACCAGCTTGGTTTTCGTTCCAGAATTGGAACCATGCTGTGCATTTTTATCATTTCTTGCTTCGTTTGCATCTGCAGTGCTTTTCCACCCAAAGCACTTAAGGAGAAATTGCTGTTCATTTTCCTGTAGTAAGTCTTAGCTGTGAGTCTCACTCAGCTTCAAGCACAATCTTCCCAGGACGTGACGACCTTCCTTGCATCAGATGTGAATTTGGGAGGTTGGATGGTGTGTTACAGCTCTTCCTTGCTGTTAAAATGCATGTGAGATCCATCTTGCTCAGGAATAAGTTCGTGGAGAACAGGGGCTGCAGCCAGAAAGGTTTTTCCTCTTGTATCTGGTGACCAGTGACCTATGCAGGAAAGAAAGAGTCATTATAACTTGTATTTATCATTTATAGGTGTTTGGAGGGGGTTAAATTCTCATGTGAAGATGGATTGTTTTTAGCAGAGATGTAAGAAGCAGCTTGAACATCAATGCAGCCTGACTGAATGCTTCACCTCTGCTGGTGTTGCATTCTTTTGCTTAAAATGCTCTGGCTTTTTATGGTACGAAAGAGCGTAGTCTAGAGGAGGAACGACAGTGCTTAATTTGAAACCCTTGCACTGAAACCAATTTCAGTTTTCCTAAATAAAATCTTGAGACATGTTCCCGATAAAGAGCTATCCTGGATTCTCCTGCAGCGGGGGCTACAAGCTTTGCCCTTTCAGTTTCTGTCCAGAGTCTTGAAGCAAAGCAAGTAATTGGAGTGAATCCTAAACTGCATCTGACTCCAATGTTTTACTTCATGAGGGCAAAAAGAGTGCCCTAACTTCCCTTGATTTTTCACTGTCACTCCATTCTTTTTCATAAAATCAGTAAGAAACCCTCACCCCTCCTCAAGTTCTGTCTGGAGTTCAGCTACTTTAGTAGTTGTTTCTGAGTTACTATGCTGAAGTTTTCATTGGCATCAGCCAAGCATTAGCACTGCTTGCTGGAGCAGAacctgctctgcctgcccaggtAGGCCAGCCAATTCTAGGAATCTGTGGCAGCGGGCTGGAAAAATCCCCAGAGGAGGAGCGTGAGACCTGCCTCTGTCTCACGCTGTGAGCAGTCAGTCTGTGGCAGGGCAATTTATTTCCAAATTAGATGTTTGAAAACAGATCACTAAATGCAGGCTGAGTTGGTAAGGAAAGAGAACAATTATTTGAAGCATTTTATTGTCATAAAACTCAGTTCTCTTGAATAGGAGTTTGACTGTTGCCCATCATTATTAACTGGTCAGTTTATCCTTTCAGTGGAGTAATAGTGAATTGATTTCTGTTTTGACTTTAGAATTCTTAGCTTTTGCATTCGAACTTTTGCAAAAGGAGATCCTTCCTATAACAAATTAAGTGCTAAATATTGCCCTTCTGCACTAAAAACATGTGAAAGTGAGTCACGGGTTACTGGACATTATAGAACTTAAATTTACCAGTAGCCTGCTGCAAAGAATTGTGTGGCTGAATATGGGAAAAATCCTGTCCCTAGATGGAGCCCGCGTTGTGGAAGAAACCCAGAAGGAGACCAGCCGCCTTGTAGGGACCCAGAAACATGCAACAGAACTGCTTTCGAAACGGCTGATAGATCTGCTTGTTAGTCCACAAATGCTAAATATTAAGAGTAGTTGTTAAGACAGAGCCAGTCGTTTCGTGTGTCTTAATACTGGTGTAGGTGATCAACAGCAGCAACTTGCCCGTTTAAGTGTGTTGTGATTTTTAACCGCTAAAGCAAGACTTTAAACCAAAGTTTTTTTCCATCAGGCTGATTTATTTGCATAGTTTGCATATTTTTGGAGAATAATAGAGTAATACTGTTGAAGATTGGTATTTTGGAGAAGTTACatcttttttcttactatttttgcAGACCTTAAGTGATGTTAGGAACTTGAAGTTTCCCCCGTTGTTCCCTCAGAAATATGCACAAGAGGTAAGTATATCTGGTGTTATTAATTGTAGCTTTTTCCTTAGTAATTGTAGCTTTTTTGCTTTGCaagtaaaaattttttaaaaaattagctttCCCATTAAGATACGTTTCTCTATCCATGTACTTTTTGTTATGTTTCGAAGCTCTAACGTGACAGTAACATGGATGCTGATACGTTTGTCAGACAGTTTGCCTCCAGTAACTCTACAGTATTACCTGGCTTCCCTTTGTCCCTTGCTGTGATCCATCTCACGTGCATCCTGACGTGATTTCTTGCAACAACTGCATGTTCACAAAGAGAAGGCAGGTAAAGGGGAGACTGTACGTAGCACCCTGGCCATATGGGATCTCAGTCCAGGAACTGGATCGATCCGCTGGGAATCCGCATGAGCAAATTGCGCCTTGTTTTGTTAGTCAGAACTTTAAAGTGGCACGGTTGCAAATAAAGAGGACAAAACCTCTCCAGTAAAAAGCTGAGCTGCTTTCAGGTTTTCACGGTATCTTCAGACCAGCAGCTAAATGAGACAAGGCTTTCTTGCTGTACAGCTGCAGGCTGCCCGGGGGAACGTGGTGTGCTGTGCTCAGCTGGAGCAGAACACTGTAATTCTGATTAAATTTAGAGCCAAATATTCAAACTACCTGTATATTTAAAGGAAGACCTCTAATTCACTGTGAAAAATTACTGTGTGGCTTAAACGTGAAGCTAAAAATTACTCATAAATcatattttatatgtttttaaattcttttgatTGCAAATTAATGTTAAGGTTTTATAACTCTATTGAATCTTGGGTCAGATTTGATTTGCCAAATTGATTGTAGCCCTTGACAGTAAAGACAGTTTAACGGATGCACAGTGAGATGTTTTCAAACGTTTAATGCACTGCAAACTCCAGTGCCAAAGCACTAATACCCAGATTACTCAGAAAGCAGCCAGGGACGTTTTCCACTTGTTCATACAGCCACAATTGAAATCAGAACATTAAATAAGAAAGAATTTATGAGTTGGATCATGTAGTACATGtcatgttttctttcagtacACCATGGTGAAGGACATGCTCTCTCCAAGTCCCACTGAAAGACCAGAGGCTGCAGCAATCATAGAAAATCCTGTGTTTGAAGACTTGGAACTCCCGCCAAAACCAGTGCTTAGGCAGAGGTCACGGACAATGAGTTTATCAGGAAATAAACATTCAAGACAACCAAGCAAATAATTATCCTCAGGATCACTTCTTCCACTCGGCAGGTTTTACAGGGATTGTTCAGCAGAAGGATCCTATGATGCCGAATGTCTGTCTTGGAAATAGTTTACTTAAACTTTTTTTGCCATATTTAATGTATAAGACGTGTTGGACAGATGTTTGTTTACTTTGACAGCCAACGAAAGCCAGTAACCACACTTCTCACATTCCATTTTTCTTACCTTAACTCTCCTAGGCGGATGGGTCCAGCTACTGTGCTTACCAATGTCGTGCTCCATTATCGGTTTTTTgggtttcttgggttttttttaagcttttaaatgTCGGCTTGCTGGGTGCGTGAGAGATCTGTAACATGTAAATAgaattaaaatactgtatttttatagAGCAAATTACAGTCTCTAAGCCTAGTGAGTGTCTATCTGGATCACTTGCTCTTTGGTGAAATGAAGATGATTTTGAAATGAACTATGACTCCATTTTTGTCCCTGGTGGGTAAACTGGGAATCTgcactatttttaaagcaaaaaagtaCCACAGTTGTACATACTGTCACTCTCCTTAGCCAGTCATTAGAGGAAATCGTTTCATACTTCTGCACTATTGTAGGTCTTAGGGAATGCATTTTATACAGATAAACctgtagagaaggaaaaggagcgTTTTGCCATTAAAAAAGGGGGGTTTATAGGCAGTGGTTGGAAGAGCCATAGTAAAAATTATGTACAAAaatgttgtgattctgaaaatttAAACCTAATGAAGTCATACGTGTCGTATGTAATCTTGTAgatttgtactttttaaaaaaatcaactggTAGGCATTTCTGTAATCTGCTAATTTAACTGCCTAATGCcatgcttttatttctcattgtaaatatgttaatttttatttataaaatacagaatCAATCCATTTGGGTTGGTAGTGTACAGAATGCACTTGCTATGATTGTTGAGTGCATTAATTATTGTGACTTCTTTCAAGTCTAAATGATTtaataaactttttttatttataaaaaaaaaaaatagtagttgtTTCTGTTGAAAGCTTGCATCCGTGCGTGCCGCAGATGGCAACCTGCTGCAGCTGGAACAGGAGGACGGGCCCCGCGCTGCTGGAACGGGCTTTGCTTTCCTGCTCGCTTGGCGCAGTGCACGTGAGGGTGCGGAGGTGAATACGCCGCTGGGGAGCGAGATGCTGCCTGAGGAGAGGAGGGGATTGAGCTCTCCCGAACCGAGTGGGTGATGGAGGCAGTGTCTCAACTGTTcacagagagggggaaaaagaagggATAATTCTTGCGCCATTAGAACTGGTTTTGCGTAAATGCATTTTCCTGGTTTACAGGCTTAAATTTTTGAAGTTGTACTCTCTGAAATCAGTTTAACAAGATGCTGGATTCAAATCCTTCCGGGGATCACTGTACCGTGGTGTGACACTACGACTAGCGATTTCACCCGCTGTCACTCTGCAGCCTGGGGATAAGGCAGAAGTGGATTACCAAGATTGTCCTCCTTGTGCCCTCCTTGTGCTGTTGGAGAACTCTCCTAGGGACTGGCTTGGCCCGCTGAAGCCAGAACGCTGCAGTGAATGTTGGGTCAAAACCAGAACCTTATCGAGCTCAACTGGGTTGAAACAGGAGACAGTTAATTGCGTCCTCTTCCCTTGGATTTCGCTGTTAGCATCAGCTATAAATACACAGCTAAATGGCTGCGTTTGAAGCCTCCCTGGCTTCTCCACCAGTTCAGTGATTACTGGTGCAGCACGGGAAGCGAAGAGTGAGGGTTTTTTAACTCGCTGGGTATCTGGACTGGATGGAAGTAGCTGCCTGTTCCGAGGGCCCCGCAGCATCTCAGTACCAGAAATGGCAGACGTGTCCGCGCTGGGCGCGTCTGCGTGGTTGGGGATGTTACACTCGCCCTCAAAGGCGCGTGCAAATCCTACCCTGTGCAGTGCGTGCCCGCCCGCAAGAGCGCCTGGCCACGCTCAGCTCTTACCTGCCTGTGTCGGTGAGTCTCCTAGCGCTGGAGGCTGGGGTGTGCTGGCCCGGTCTTTGCTCCTTTGTGCTCCAGGGTTTGACTAAGAAAGACTTTTTCCCTAACCAGAAAGGGTTTCTCTGAACTCAGGTCTTGCCTGCAAGCCCTCCTTTCCCTGCCTCTGGCAGGTCTGCTTGTTGTGCCCCACCAGTGGGCGAAGAGGACGCTTCTCCAGGCTATGAAGTGTCCATCTGGGCTTCAACACCCCTATCAGCTCCAGGGCTATTTTACCAGCTCTTCAGAACCAGGCTACCCAGGGGGATTCACCTCCcatcttattttccttctttaagtCAGGTTTTAATTGTACTACACCTCCCTGTTCCGtccctgtcctgctgccagaTGATGTTCTTCAGTCAACTCGGACTGAATGGTCAGCTACGAGTGAAAGACCAAAGGCCTTTGGGCTAACGTGCATTTGCTCTCCGCTCACGTCCTGGAAGGGAATGCGATGAAGGCAggcttttctcagctctgtacaGATGACAGCAGAAGCTTTGTCTGTGAGATCCCAGTCTTTACACGACAGCCCTGCTGACAGGAACATCTGATGGCTCACAAGACAGGTTTATTTGCCTTCTTTCAGTTTATCAACATCTAGAAACCAACTATCAGACTGTCTCACGTCTTCCCGTGGCCATGGAAATCGGTGTGTGCCTTCCGCCACCTTTTTTTGCAGAGGAACACCTGAACAGAggggctggcacagctgctggCTTAGAGCCCTGCAGAAGGGAGCGGTGGTCTCGGGCTCTGCTCTCTGTGCAGCACGGCAGCCCTAGCCTGTTCTTGCAGAAGATGTCACCTGTTCCTCAGCTCCCTCCCCACCATAGGTGCTGAAACACTGTTTCCTTGCCCTGTTTTAGCAATACAAACTGGGTGTCAGGAGAAAGAATcctgtcctctccacctctgtgCCCACCAGACCTAGAGGCTTCCCCCAGAACAAGGGCAGGATTGTGTAGTTATTGTCCTTACCGCTGCTGTGTTGTTATTGGAGACGTCGGAGCTGGGAGACGCCCACACCATGAAGAGTCGTCTGACAGGACTGCAGTGCTGCAACCCCAGGTCACGGCTGTTTCTCCTACCAGGCTCTGGAGAGAGAACTTCTGACCCTCGTACCAGCGTCTTCAGTAGCTGAGCTGCTCCAGGCAGTAGCTACTCGCTTTTTGCTCTGAGGACAGTCCTCTGCTACCTTTGAGCTGGAAGAGCAGACAGATTCAGGATTTTCCCTAACCCtccatttcttttatttgttaaCAAAGTGACGTTCTTCATCCCTCCAAGTGCCTCGCTCCAGTAGTTTTAGCGTTGAATGCTAGCCTGGCTGTCTTTCTGCTGTGTTTGCtctgctgcccacgctgcagAAGTCTTGCGTGTCCCAGGTTAGCTGATCGAGTGCTCAGAAAAAGCTATTTTAGAAACCATCCCTGAAGCGTGCCATGTCCACAAAAAAATCGGTCTAAGAGCAGGCTCTGAGTGTGGTGACCTCTCCACCTAAGCCAGCCTGACGCCCCACCAGCACTGTGCCGGGGGAAGTGATGGCTGCTGTCTCAGCGATCGCCAGCCCGCACATGACTCTGCTACAGAaaagctgtggtcccgggggttcgGCTCCTGCTTTTACCCACTGTCATGATGCTGCAGAGACGCTGGGTACGGTCCTGGCTTTCCAGGGTAATCCTTCAGCGAGGTGCTCCGTGGCCTGCCTGCAGGGAGCCGGAGCTGCTTGATGCTGTGTGAAGTCCGGACAAGTTCTTGGGAGCGGTAAAAATAATCATtccttttattatcttttttgtgtgtgtgtggctgtgtGGTGCAGCAATACTCTACAGCTACACTCGTGGCATGAAAGCATAGACAGTGCAAAACGCGCAAGTAATAATTCCTCTTCCCATTCCCTCTTTGGCTGGTCTTGGCCATCTGTAGCCCCCTTTGAACTCCCTGGGCGCTCGGTGCTCTTGATGTGACAGAGAAATGTTGCAGCAAGTCTTGCTCGTCTCTTGGGGCTGCCACATCAGATATTCCCTTCCAGAATGAacaagggaccttacagatcattcACAGAGAGCCACTGAAGCAATGAGCTTAGTTTTTACAAACAGTAGCCACACTGTCTGTGCGCATCAAGTGTTTTTCCTACCTGTTCCCGCCTGCTGCTGGACCCGTCCTGTAGTGTTCAGCACCAAGTCTGAAACTGGAAAGCTCTGAACCTCTCAGAATTTCAGAAGCGAGTGAGTCGAACCCTGAGCCGCCCAGGCTGTGGAGAGCACAAGCTGCTGGAGCACGCGCTGCCTTTGTGGAGGAGTGACCTCTGGTCTTTGGCCACATCCAGCTTGCCAGCTCCCGTACACAGACTGACACACGTGGAGTTACTAAAACCGGTCAGGTTTGTAATGTAAGCTGCAAGACAAGAACTACAGTGGCTTGGTAAGAAAGAAATACTGTCTCACCTAGGTTGTAGCTCACCAGGATGTACACAAAGACAAGTTCATATTatcatactgattttttttttccccagaggattGATTGGGAATGAAGATTGAATTTGTCTTAAGACatgctcattaaaaaaataattacccaGGAAGGAATTAGCTCCATGAGTTGTAACAAATTGCCCCTAAAATATCAAAGTTCCTCATTTGTAAAACTGGAAGATGAAGAAATGCATCTTTGTCGTTTGCGCTGAGCTGTAATATTCCAGCCTCTCCTTCCCCTATTTTCCTACCCGTTAATCTCCCATCAGGGTGTGCTCCGGCACCTTCTATACCACCACTTCCAGCATCTGCTCCTCCATCTCTATTACTTGGGTTTGCCCTTCAGGACACCGTTGGGCACCGGCACTGTAATGCTATATTCTAGGTCTGGAGCAGTCTTGGAAAAGGTGGCTATGGAAACTATGTCCTCTCCAATGTCCACCTGAGACCTGTGCCTGCAAACGAGCAGCTTCTTCAGGGCCCGTTGGAAGTCCCGGTTCAGGAAAGCATAGAGCATTGGGTTGATGGTGGAGTTGCAATACCCTAACCAAgtgatgatcttaaaggtgtcAACCAAGACCGTGCTGGTGGAGTCGGTGCCTCTGGCAGCGAGCCAGACATTCAGGACAAAGTacggcagccagcacagcacaaaGACCGAAATGATGATGCTGATGGTCCGCGTGGCCTTGTTCTCCAGCTGCAGATGGTTCTGCCGCTTGCTGTTGGGGTGGTAGTGAATATCCAGGGTCTGAGACATGATACGAGTGGCCTTGAGCCGTGAAGCTCGGTAGATGAAGAAGTACATGCTGCACATGACCATGAAGGGGACAAAAAATGCCAGAGCAGAAGCCACAATGGCAAAAATCCAGTTGGTGACGAAGATGCATTCTCTGCCTGCATCAAAGTCCACGCCGGGGATCTCGTTCCAGCCTTGCATGACGGGAAGGAAAGAAATGAGGGAGGAGTATACCCAGACCATGCAGGTCATCACAATGCATCTGCGATAAGAAGagatggggaggggagagagggtcTGAGTTATTTTGAGTTGAGAACATCCAGTACAATTCAATCCCCACGGTAACCCATGTGGGATATCACCGCTTAGCAGTCCCATGGGGCTTGGAGAAGTGGCCAAGCAGGGAAACAACTGGGGTACAACAAGTCCATGTGTGAATATCTCTAACGGCTGGGCAATTGGGTCTGTGTTTACAGAATTGGGGTCAGCGTAAGTGATGCTCAGAGCTGgctgaagaaag contains:
- the LOC104329642 gene encoding histamine H2 receptor, with the protein product MAQTQQDFNSRKMLMDKNGSWLSNFSSAASSFVKGDGSLAGLGLQEVVIGLILTLIDLITLLGNTVVFICPVVEKRLRTVTYMFIMSLAMADFLVACLVMPFSIIYEVTGMWLFGKLFCKVWISFDVMFCTASIVTLCFISLDRYCSVVTPYHYSRRMSRGRCIVMTCMVWVYSSLISFLPVMQGWNEIPGVDFDAGRECIFVTNWIFAIVASALAFFVPFMVMCSMYFFIYRASRLKATRIMSQTLDIHYHPNSKRQNHLQLENKATRTISIIISVFVLCWLPYFVLNVWLAARGTDSTSTVLVDTFKIITWLGYCNSTINPMLYAFLNRDFQRALKKLLVCRHRSQVDIGEDIVSIATFSKTAPDLEYSITVPVPNGVLKGKPK